A genomic window from Archaeoglobus neptunius includes:
- a CDS encoding ABC transporter ATP-binding protein, with protein sequence MRDLNLKIEKGEVLGILGPNGCGKSTLLKTLADILKPIVGAVLIDEKEVSGMSSSELAKKMSVMFTERGDLGFLTAFDVVALGRYPYLDHFGRLSDRDAEIIMDCLKIVNAEHLAKRFFFEMSDGEKQKILIARALAQEPEIMLLDEPTSFLDARHKIEIMLLLRRIAIEKEVSIILTTHDIEMALRICDRVVLVGNGRVVYEGIPEEVLTAENLSSVYGFNTAHFDAAIGSFEIKNANNTRLHIVCGAGTGAKLMRFLVKKGIGFTAGVLHENDIDCVIARSVAKEVVVEKPFEPISYNTFKKAVELAEGRIIVDTAFPVGEFNERNFELFEVGSKVLTFRRNLKKFRRVRCFDDVLREVMK encoded by the coding sequence CTGAGAGATCTCAATTTGAAGATAGAGAAGGGAGAAGTACTCGGAATTCTCGGTCCGAATGGATGTGGAAAGTCCACACTGCTAAAGACGCTTGCAGACATCCTGAAACCAATAGTGGGAGCGGTATTGATTGACGAAAAAGAAGTTTCCGGTATGAGTTCATCCGAGCTTGCGAAAAAGATGTCGGTTATGTTTACCGAGAGGGGAGATCTGGGATTTCTAACGGCGTTTGACGTCGTTGCATTGGGGAGGTATCCGTACTTAGATCACTTCGGAAGGCTGAGCGATAGAGATGCTGAAATCATTATGGATTGTCTGAAAATCGTGAATGCCGAGCATCTTGCAAAAAGGTTCTTTTTTGAGATGAGTGATGGGGAAAAACAGAAGATACTGATTGCGAGGGCTCTTGCTCAGGAGCCGGAAATTATGCTGCTGGACGAACCAACGAGCTTTCTCGATGCTCGACACAAGATTGAGATTATGCTTCTTTTGAGAAGAATAGCAATTGAGAAGGAAGTGTCCATCATTCTAACAACCCACGACATAGAGATGGCTTTGAGAATATGCGATAGAGTTGTACTTGTGGGCAACGGTAGAGTGGTATACGAAGGAATCCCGGAAGAGGTTCTCACAGCGGAAAATCTCAGCAGTGTTTATGGTTTTAACACTGCTCACTTCGATGCAGCCATAGGATCTTTCGAGATAAAGAACGCCAACAACACCAGGTTACATATAGTGTGCGGAGCGGGGACGGGTGCAAAGCTGATGAGGTTTCTGGTTAAAAAGGGTATCGGATTTACCGCCGGGGTTTTGCATGAAAACGATATCGATTGCGTCATCGCAAGATCTGTTGCTAAGGAGGTTGTGGTTGAGAAGCCATTTGAACCCATAAGCTACAATACTTTTAAAAAAGCCGTTGAACTCGCTGAAGGGAGAATAATTGTGGACACGGCATTTCCGGTTGGGGAATTTAATGAGAGGAATTTTGAATTGTTTGAGGTCGGAAGCAAGGTTTTGACCTTCAGAAGAAATTTGAAGAAGTTCCGTAGGGTGAGATGCTTTGACGACGTTCTACGGGAGGTGATGAAGTGA
- a CDS encoding FecCD family ABC transporter permease produces MRRAAVALLLLIFLSLVSVFAGIAVGSANIGIKDVLNTLTGKGKGDIKDYIILNVRLPRTIGAYFGGAALALSGLLLQTYFRNPLAGPYVLGISSAASLGVALYVLSQIGIGYYGLVGSALIGSIAAIIIILSIATKVRSSVSLLIIGLMLSFVFGAVEKILITFAESEAVHQFVLWTFGSFSGITLDDLPVIISTTLSTFVLSVLLAKPLNALIMGEEYAKSMGVNVRFVRFMIILVSSFITALVTAFAGIVAFVGLATPHITRLILKTSDHRVLIPAVALCGATITVVCDIVSRTIVAPVEIPVSVATSLFGAPIVISLVIRRRRIV; encoded by the coding sequence ATGAGAAGGGCGGCAGTCGCACTTTTGCTCCTGATTTTCCTATCTCTCGTTTCCGTTTTTGCTGGTATAGCTGTTGGTTCAGCAAATATTGGGATTAAAGACGTTCTGAACACACTAACCGGTAAGGGTAAAGGCGATATAAAGGATTACATAATACTCAACGTAAGGCTGCCAAGAACGATCGGAGCCTACTTTGGGGGTGCTGCTTTAGCGTTAAGCGGGCTTCTTCTGCAAACATATTTTAGAAATCCACTGGCCGGACCGTACGTGCTCGGAATATCATCGGCTGCATCTCTCGGTGTCGCCCTTTACGTCCTCTCTCAAATTGGAATCGGCTATTACGGGCTTGTTGGATCGGCATTAATTGGTTCCATTGCAGCAATCATTATAATCCTGTCTATTGCAACCAAGGTAAGGAGTTCCGTATCCCTTCTCATAATCGGACTTATGCTAAGTTTTGTATTTGGGGCAGTGGAGAAGATATTGATAACCTTTGCTGAAAGCGAAGCCGTTCACCAGTTTGTGCTTTGGACTTTCGGAAGTTTTTCCGGTATAACCCTTGATGACCTGCCCGTTATAATCAGCACAACGCTATCCACATTCGTACTTTCAGTTCTCCTTGCAAAACCGCTGAACGCCTTGATTATGGGTGAAGAGTACGCCAAATCGATGGGCGTGAACGTCAGATTCGTAAGGTTTATGATAATTCTGGTGTCAAGCTTTATTACAGCTCTGGTAACGGCTTTTGCCGGGATAGTAGCATTCGTAGGTCTGGCAACCCCACACATAACCCGTTTGATTCTGAAGACCTCAGATCACAGAGTCCTGATCCCGGCGGTAGCACTCTGCGGCGCCACAATAACGGTTGTGTGCGACATAGTTTCCAGAACGATTGTCGCTCCCGTCGAGATACCTGTAAGTGTTGCGACATCTCTTTTTGGAGCCCCAATTGTAATCTCGCTGGTGATCAGGAGGAGAAGGATCGTCTAA
- a CDS encoding magnesium chelatase subunit D family protein, producing the protein MIYPFTAIVGQEKMRKALILNAVNPKIGGVLLRGDKGTGKSTAVRALADVLPEIEVSDCTFNCSVDALCGECRKKFVNGGLKFVRKKMKIVELPISSTEDRVVGTLDFEKALKEGIKALQPGILAEANNNVLYIDEVNLLDDHIVDTLLDVAASGWNVIEREGISFKHPSRFILVGTMNPEEGELRPQLLDRFGMVVDVDAITDAKLRAEVLRRVEEFSENPEAFYKKFEADQRKLQRRISIARGIINEVAVPEDIIDVVAKLCSELGIKTHRADITTVRAARALAAFNGRRIVTVMDVMEVIELTLPHRIKTKPFEEPELDFDRVEKMLKSFTEMDVVEEDGEKVEGQKKFADSQEIDKARLPKMDFKVNVNGIKGRRVKSRTDYGKFVDFRVKGKDIAISATVRAALGRGARVPDERDYRYKMCSGRVASTIAVVVDASGSMASMKRMSVAKGLVLKLLQDAYVNKDRVSMVVFRDSTAEVVVPPTSSPHFAISKIAEMKTGGKTPLTAGLIKARDVLRAEMKKGYVPIMVLITDGRANVAFSRDIEREIEKVCESILRDRILTVVFDADDYVSLGYSKEISEMTGGLYYRLSDFSEGRVFEIVDGVRRSFSS; encoded by the coding sequence GTGATATATCCTTTCACGGCAATAGTTGGGCAGGAGAAAATGAGGAAAGCTTTGATTTTGAATGCAGTGAATCCAAAGATAGGCGGAGTTCTGCTCAGGGGCGACAAAGGAACCGGAAAGTCAACTGCTGTGAGAGCTTTAGCAGACGTTTTGCCGGAAATTGAAGTATCCGACTGTACCTTCAATTGTTCGGTAGATGCACTCTGTGGTGAATGTAGAAAGAAGTTCGTGAACGGGGGTCTGAAATTTGTCAGGAAAAAAATGAAGATAGTCGAACTGCCGATTTCGTCCACTGAGGATAGAGTTGTTGGGACTCTTGACTTTGAAAAGGCTCTTAAGGAGGGGATAAAAGCTCTCCAACCGGGGATCTTGGCAGAGGCGAACAATAACGTCCTTTACATAGATGAGGTAAATCTGCTGGACGACCACATCGTTGATACTCTGCTGGATGTTGCGGCAAGCGGATGGAACGTTATCGAGAGGGAAGGTATCTCTTTCAAACATCCGTCAAGGTTCATCTTAGTCGGTACGATGAATCCCGAAGAGGGGGAACTCAGACCCCAGCTCCTTGACAGATTTGGTATGGTTGTAGACGTGGATGCGATAACTGATGCCAAACTCAGGGCGGAAGTTTTAAGGCGTGTAGAAGAATTCTCCGAAAATCCAGAAGCCTTTTATAAAAAATTTGAGGCCGATCAGAGAAAGCTGCAAAGGAGGATAAGTATTGCGAGGGGCATTATCAATGAAGTCGCAGTACCGGAGGATATAATCGATGTCGTCGCGAAACTTTGCAGCGAACTTGGAATAAAAACGCATAGAGCGGACATAACGACTGTAAGGGCGGCAAGGGCACTGGCAGCTTTTAACGGGCGGAGGATTGTGACTGTAATGGATGTTATGGAGGTTATTGAACTGACCCTGCCCCACAGAATTAAAACAAAACCCTTCGAGGAACCGGAGTTGGATTTTGACAGGGTTGAAAAGATGCTGAAAAGTTTCACGGAAATGGATGTGGTGGAGGAAGATGGAGAGAAGGTTGAGGGGCAAAAAAAGTTTGCAGATAGCCAAGAGATTGATAAAGCTCGGTTACCGAAAATGGATTTTAAGGTGAACGTAAATGGTATCAAAGGGAGGAGGGTTAAGTCACGGACCGACTATGGAAAGTTCGTCGATTTCCGGGTGAAGGGGAAAGATATAGCTATTTCTGCAACCGTAAGGGCTGCGTTGGGTAGAGGTGCAAGGGTTCCGGATGAAAGAGACTACAGGTACAAGATGTGTTCGGGGAGAGTGGCCTCGACGATAGCGGTTGTTGTTGATGCGAGCGGTTCCATGGCGTCGATGAAAAGGATGAGTGTGGCTAAAGGACTGGTTTTGAAACTGTTACAAGATGCCTACGTTAATAAAGACAGGGTCTCGATGGTGGTTTTCAGAGATTCCACAGCGGAAGTCGTCGTGCCTCCCACCTCGTCGCCCCACTTTGCCATAAGCAAAATTGCAGAAATGAAAACAGGAGGGAAAACCCCACTTACGGCCGGGTTGATCAAAGCGAGGGACGTGCTCAGGGCGGAGATGAAAAAGGGGTATGTACCTATAATGGTGCTGATAACGGATGGCAGAGCAAATGTTGCCTTTAGCAGAGATATCGAGAGGGAGATAGAGAAGGTATGCGAGTCAATACTGCGGGATAGGATCCTAACCGTAGTTTTTGATGCTGATGACTACGTCTCGTTGGGTTATTCAAAGGAGATAAGCGAGATGACGGGTGGGCTTTATTACAGACTTAGTGATTTCAGCGAAGGGAGAGTATTTGAGATAGTTGATGGTGTTAGACGATCCTTCTCCTCCTGA